Proteins encoded in a region of the Mycolicibacterium chitae genome:
- a CDS encoding fatty acid synthase subunit beta domain-containing protein produces the protein MTIFEHDRAMNAGGSTTPNGSAAGPVPSTHALVDRLSAGEPFAVAFGGQGSAWLETLEELVSSAGIESDLATLAGEAELLLEPVARELVVVRPIGFEPLRWVRALAAEEPVPSDKQLTSAAVSVPGVLLTQIAAVRALARQGLDLATTPPVALAGHSQGVLGVEALKAGGARDVELLALAQLIGAAGTLVARRRGIAVLGDRPPMVSVTNADPERIYELLEEFSQDVRTVLPPVLSIRNGRRSVTITGTPEQLSRFELYCQQIADKEEAERKNKIRGGAVFAPVFDPVQVEVGFHTPRLSDGVEIVGGWAEAIGIDVELAKAMTKAILIDQVDWVDEINTLNDAGARWILDLGPGDILTRLTAPVIRGLGIGIVPAATRGGQRNLFTIGAVPEVAKPWSSYAPQVVTLPDGSVKLSTKFTRLTGRSPILLAGMTPTTVDAKIVAAAANAGHWAELAGGGQVTEPIFADRIEELTELLEPGRAVQFNSLFLDPYLWKLQVGGKRLVQKARQSGAPIDGLIVTAGIPELEEAVELIGELNDLGISHVAFKPGTVEQIRAVIRIAAEVPTKPVIAHVEGGRAGGHHSWEDLDDLLLATYSELRGRSNITVCVGGGIGTPERAAEYLSGRWSEAYGFPLMPVDGILVGTAAMATLEATTSPQVKQMLVDTNGTEHWVGAGKAQGGMASGRSQLGADIHEIDNTASRCGRLLDEVAGDADAVAERRDEIIAAMANTAKPYFGDVAEMTYEQWLRRYVELAIGDGSSTADSKRPDSPWLDITWRDRFQEMLQRVEARLNAADYGPIETLYGATEAGEALLEDPQLAIAELLAAYPDAATVRLHPADVPFFVQLCKTLGKPVNFVPVIDKDVRRWWRSDSLWQAHDARYPADQVCIIPGTAAVAGITRVDEPVGELLDRFEQAAVDGVLAAGAEPTPVIARLADVTGPLALVLDAPDVLWAGRIATNPVHRIAPPADWQVHETGSATNHATGARLEVVGEQVVLSLPLSGTWIEIKFSLPATTVDGGAPVVSVEDASTAMRSVLAIAAGVDGPDALPPVRVTDGRATTTVTVDWDPERVADHTGVTATFGAPLAPTLTVVPDALVGRCWPAVFAAIGSALTDSGFPVVEGLLSLVHLDHAAQMVRALPTERTELTVTATASAAYDTEVGRVVPVTVNVSDASGAVLAALEERFAIRGRTGAAELADPVRAGGAVSSNATDTPRRRRRDITITAPVDMRPFAVVSGDHNPIHTDQAAALLAGLESPIVHGMWLSAAAQHVVTATDGTPVPPAKLLGWTARFLGMVLPGDEVEFRVDRVGVDLGAEVLEISARVGSDLKMAATARLTAPKTVYAFPGQGIQSKGMGMEVRARSKAARKVWDRADKFTRETLGFSVLHVVRDNPTSLIASGVHYEHPEGVLYLTQFTQVAMATTAAAQVAEMREQGAFVEGAIACGHSVGEYTALACVSGVIELEGLLEAVFHRGSKMHDIVPRDERGRSNYRLAAIRPSQIDLDDDDVKDFVAEISERTGEFLQIVNYNLRGAQYAIAGTVRGLEALEEEVERRREISGGKRSFILVPGIDVPFHSSVLRVGVDDFRRSLERVLPRDRDPELVVGRYIPNLVPRPFTLDRDFIQEIRDLVPAEPLDEILADYDTWRNEKPVELCRKIVIELLAWQFASPVRWIETQDLLFIEEAAGGLGVERFVEIGVKNAPTVAGLATNTLKLPEYAHSTVEVLNAERDAAVLFANDTDPEPEEEPAEPAETAAAEAPAAVEAAPAPAAAPAAPAGGPRPDDIVFDAADATVALIALSAKMRLDQIEALDSIESITDGASSRRNQLLVDLGSELNLGAIDGAAEADLGALKGQVTKLARTYKPFGPVLSDAINDQLRTVLGPSGKRPAYITERVSKVWELGPGWAKHATVELALGTREGSSVRGGGLGGLHEGALADAGAVDKAIDAAVAAVGARKGVAVSLPSAGGAAGGVVDSAALGEFAEQVTGPDGVLATAARQVLSQLGLDSPVTAPEQATDAELVDLVSAELGSDWPRLVSPAFDGRKAVVLDDRWASAREDLVKLWLAEENEIDGDWPRLSERFEGAGHVVATQANWWQGKALAAGRNVHASLFGRIAAGAENPGTGRYSDEVAVVTGASKGSIASAVVGQLLEGGATVVATTSRLDDARLAFYKDLYRENARFGATLWVVPANMASYADIDALVEWVGTEQSENLGPQSIHLKDAQTPTLLFPFAAPRVGGDLSEVGSRAEMEMKVLLWAVERLIAGLSTIGAERDIASRLHVVLPGSPNRGTFGGDGAYGEAKSALDALVNRWKAESSWAERVTLAHALIGWTKGTGLMGHNDVIVDAVEEAGVTTYTSAEMAAMLLQLCSPESKVAAAAEPIKADLTGGLAEVELDMGALAAKAREEMSAESAETEDEDLDGTIAALPSPPRGYSPAPAPAWDDLDVDPADLVVIVGGAELGPYGSSRTRFEMEVDNELSAAGVLELAWTTGLIKWEDDPTPGWYDADSGELVPEAELVERYHDTVVERCGIREFVDDGAIDPDHASPLLVSVFLDRDFSFVVSSEADARAFVSYDPEHTVARPVPDSSDWEVIRKAGTEIRVPRKTKLSRTVGAQIPTGFDPTVWGVSQDMANSIDRVALWNIVATVDAFLSSGFTPTELMRWVHPSLVASTQGTGMGGMTSMQTMYHGNLLGRSKPNDILQEVLPNVVAAHVMQSYVGGYGAMIHPVGACATAAVSVEEGVDKIRLGKADLVVAGGFDDLTLEAIIGFGDMAATADTEMMRAKGISDSKFSRANDRRRLGFLEAQGGGTILLARGDLAAKMGLPVLAVVGYAQSFADGVHTSIPAPGLGALGAGRGGKDSQLARSLAKLGVGADDIAVISKHDTSTLANDPNETELHERLADSMGRSEGAPLFIVSQKTLTGHAKGGAAVFQLMGLCQILRDGVIPPNRSLDCVDDELAGSGHFVWVRDTLRLGDKFPLKAGLVTSLGFGHVSGLVALVHPQAFLAALDPAQRDDYVARAQERVLAGQHRLASAIAGGRPMYERPADRRFDHDAPEKKQEAAMLLNAAARLGDGDVYIR, from the coding sequence GTGACGATCTTCGAGCACGACCGTGCCATGAACGCCGGTGGATCCACCACCCCCAATGGCAGCGCTGCCGGGCCCGTACCGTCCACCCACGCCCTTGTCGACCGGCTGTCCGCCGGTGAGCCCTTCGCCGTCGCCTTCGGGGGACAGGGCAGCGCCTGGCTCGAGACGCTCGAGGAACTGGTGTCCTCGGCCGGTATCGAATCCGACCTCGCCACGCTGGCCGGCGAAGCCGAACTGCTGCTCGAGCCGGTCGCCCGCGAACTCGTCGTCGTGCGGCCCATCGGCTTCGAGCCGCTGCGCTGGGTGCGCGCGCTGGCCGCCGAGGAGCCCGTTCCCAGCGACAAGCAGCTGACCTCGGCCGCGGTCTCGGTCCCCGGCGTCCTGCTGACCCAGATCGCCGCCGTGCGCGCGCTGGCGCGTCAAGGCCTGGACCTTGCCACCACGCCCCCGGTGGCGCTGGCCGGACACTCCCAGGGCGTGCTGGGCGTCGAGGCGCTCAAGGCCGGTGGGGCCCGCGACGTCGAGTTGCTGGCGCTGGCGCAGCTGATCGGTGCCGCCGGCACCCTGGTGGCCCGCCGCCGTGGCATCGCGGTGCTGGGCGATCGCCCGCCGATGGTGTCGGTGACCAACGCCGACCCCGAGCGCATCTACGAGTTGCTCGAGGAGTTCAGCCAGGACGTGCGCACCGTGCTGCCCCCGGTGCTGTCGATCCGCAACGGCCGCCGCTCGGTGACCATCACCGGCACCCCCGAGCAGCTGTCCCGCTTCGAGCTGTACTGCCAGCAGATCGCCGACAAGGAAGAGGCCGAGCGCAAGAACAAGATCCGCGGCGGCGCGGTGTTCGCGCCGGTGTTCGACCCGGTTCAGGTCGAGGTGGGCTTCCACACGCCGCGGCTGTCCGACGGCGTCGAGATCGTCGGCGGCTGGGCCGAGGCGATCGGCATCGACGTGGAACTGGCCAAGGCGATGACCAAGGCCATCCTGATCGACCAGGTCGACTGGGTCGACGAGATCAACACCCTCAACGACGCCGGCGCCCGGTGGATCCTGGACCTGGGGCCCGGCGACATCCTGACCCGGCTGACCGCCCCGGTGATCCGCGGCCTGGGCATCGGCATCGTGCCCGCGGCCACCCGCGGCGGCCAGCGCAACCTGTTCACCATCGGCGCGGTCCCCGAGGTGGCCAAGCCGTGGTCGAGCTACGCCCCGCAGGTCGTGACGCTGCCCGACGGCTCGGTCAAGCTCTCGACGAAGTTCACCCGCCTCACCGGCCGTTCGCCGATCCTGCTGGCGGGCATGACGCCGACCACCGTCGACGCCAAGATCGTCGCCGCCGCGGCCAACGCCGGGCACTGGGCCGAGCTGGCCGGCGGCGGTCAGGTCACCGAGCCGATCTTCGCCGACCGCATCGAGGAGCTCACCGAGCTGCTCGAGCCGGGCCGCGCCGTCCAGTTCAACTCGCTGTTCCTCGACCCGTACCTGTGGAAGCTGCAGGTGGGCGGAAAGCGCTTGGTGCAGAAGGCCCGTCAGTCCGGGGCGCCGATCGACGGTCTGATCGTCACCGCCGGCATCCCCGAACTCGAGGAGGCCGTCGAGCTCATCGGTGAACTCAACGACCTGGGCATCAGCCACGTGGCGTTCAAGCCGGGCACCGTCGAGCAGATCCGCGCGGTCATCCGGATCGCCGCGGAGGTGCCGACCAAGCCGGTCATCGCCCACGTCGAGGGCGGCCGCGCCGGTGGCCACCACTCCTGGGAAGACCTCGACGACCTGCTGCTGGCCACCTACTCCGAGCTGCGTGGCCGCTCGAACATCACCGTCTGCGTCGGCGGTGGCATCGGCACGCCCGAGCGCGCGGCCGAGTACCTGTCCGGCCGTTGGTCGGAGGCCTACGGCTTCCCGCTGATGCCGGTCGACGGCATCCTGGTCGGCACCGCCGCGATGGCCACCCTGGAGGCCACCACCAGCCCGCAGGTCAAGCAGATGCTGGTCGACACCAACGGCACCGAGCACTGGGTTGGTGCCGGAAAAGCGCAGGGCGGCATGGCTTCCGGCCGCAGCCAGCTCGGCGCCGACATCCACGAGATCGACAACACCGCCTCGCGCTGCGGACGCCTGCTCGACGAGGTGGCCGGTGACGCCGACGCGGTCGCTGAGCGCCGCGACGAGATCATCGCCGCGATGGCCAACACGGCCAAGCCGTACTTCGGCGATGTCGCCGAGATGACCTACGAGCAGTGGCTGCGCCGCTACGTCGAGCTGGCCATCGGCGACGGCAGCTCCACCGCCGACTCCAAGCGGCCCGACTCGCCGTGGCTCGACATCACCTGGCGCGACCGGTTCCAGGAGATGCTGCAGCGCGTGGAGGCGCGGCTCAACGCCGCCGACTACGGCCCCATCGAAACCCTGTACGGCGCAACCGAAGCCGGCGAGGCACTGCTGGAAGATCCGCAGCTGGCCATCGCCGAGCTGCTGGCCGCCTACCCGGATGCAGCCACCGTCCGGCTGCACCCCGCCGACGTGCCGTTCTTCGTACAGCTGTGCAAGACCCTCGGCAAGCCGGTCAACTTCGTTCCCGTCATCGACAAGGACGTGCGCCGCTGGTGGCGCAGTGACTCGCTGTGGCAGGCGCACGACGCGCGCTACCCGGCCGATCAGGTCTGCATCATCCCGGGCACCGCGGCCGTCGCGGGCATCACCCGGGTCGACGAGCCGGTGGGTGAACTGCTGGACCGCTTCGAGCAGGCCGCCGTCGACGGCGTGCTCGCCGCCGGTGCCGAGCCCACCCCGGTGATCGCGCGGCTGGCCGACGTCACCGGACCGCTGGCCCTGGTGCTGGACGCCCCCGACGTGCTGTGGGCCGGTCGCATCGCGACCAACCCGGTGCACCGGATCGCCCCGCCGGCAGACTGGCAGGTGCACGAGACCGGCAGCGCCACCAACCACGCCACCGGCGCCCGCCTCGAGGTCGTCGGCGAGCAGGTCGTGCTGAGCCTGCCGCTGTCGGGCACCTGGATCGAGATCAAGTTCAGCCTGCCGGCCACCACCGTCGACGGTGGCGCACCGGTGGTCTCGGTCGAGGACGCCTCGACCGCAATGCGTTCCGTGCTGGCCATCGCGGCCGGCGTCGACGGCCCCGACGCGCTGCCGCCGGTGCGGGTCACCGACGGACGGGCCACCACCACGGTCACTGTCGACTGGGATCCCGAGCGCGTCGCCGATCACACCGGCGTCACCGCGACGTTTGGAGCCCCGCTGGCCCCGACGCTGACGGTGGTCCCCGACGCCCTGGTCGGACGCTGCTGGCCCGCGGTCTTCGCCGCCATCGGTTCGGCGCTCACCGACTCCGGCTTCCCGGTGGTCGAGGGCCTGCTGAGCCTGGTGCACCTCGACCACGCCGCACAGATGGTGCGCGCGCTGCCCACCGAGCGGACCGAATTGACCGTCACCGCAACGGCTTCGGCGGCCTATGACACCGAGGTCGGCCGCGTGGTGCCGGTCACCGTCAACGTCTCCGACGCCTCCGGTGCGGTGCTGGCCGCCCTCGAGGAGCGCTTCGCGATCCGCGGCCGCACCGGCGCTGCCGAGTTGGCCGACCCGGTGCGCGCCGGGGGAGCGGTGTCCTCCAACGCCACCGACACCCCGCGTCGTCGTCGCCGCGACATCACCATCACCGCGCCGGTCGACATGCGGCCCTTCGCCGTGGTCTCCGGTGACCACAACCCGATCCACACCGATCAGGCCGCGGCGCTGCTGGCCGGCCTGGAATCGCCCATCGTGCACGGCATGTGGCTCTCGGCCGCCGCGCAGCACGTGGTGACCGCCACCGACGGCACGCCCGTCCCGCCGGCCAAGCTGCTCGGCTGGACCGCACGTTTCCTGGGCATGGTGCTGCCGGGCGACGAGGTCGAGTTCCGCGTCGACCGCGTCGGCGTCGACCTGGGCGCCGAGGTGCTCGAGATCTCCGCGCGGGTCGGCTCGGACCTGAAGATGGCGGCCACCGCGCGCCTGACGGCGCCCAAGACCGTCTACGCCTTCCCGGGCCAGGGCATCCAGTCCAAGGGCATGGGCATGGAGGTGCGCGCCCGCTCCAAGGCCGCGCGCAAGGTGTGGGACCGCGCCGACAAGTTCACCCGCGAAACCCTGGGCTTCTCGGTGCTGCACGTGGTCCGGGACAACCCGACCTCGTTGATCGCCTCCGGTGTGCACTACGAGCACCCCGAGGGTGTGCTGTACCTGACCCAGTTCACCCAGGTCGCGATGGCCACCACGGCTGCCGCCCAGGTGGCCGAGATGCGGGAGCAGGGCGCGTTCGTCGAGGGGGCGATCGCCTGCGGTCACTCCGTCGGTGAGTACACCGCGCTGGCCTGCGTGTCGGGCGTCATCGAGCTCGAAGGCCTGTTGGAGGCGGTGTTCCACCGCGGTTCCAAGATGCACGACATCGTGCCGCGGGACGAGCGCGGGCGGTCCAACTACCGCCTGGCGGCGATCCGGCCCAGCCAGATCGACCTCGACGACGATGACGTCAAGGATTTCGTCGCCGAGATCTCCGAGCGCACCGGCGAATTCCTGCAGATCGTGAACTACAACCTGCGCGGTGCCCAGTACGCGATCGCCGGCACCGTGCGCGGTCTGGAGGCCCTGGAGGAAGAGGTCGAGCGTCGCCGCGAGATCTCCGGCGGCAAGCGTTCGTTCATCCTGGTGCCCGGCATCGACGTGCCGTTCCACTCCAGCGTGCTGCGGGTGGGCGTCGACGACTTCCGGCGCAGCCTCGAGCGGGTGCTCCCGCGCGACCGCGATCCGGAGCTGGTGGTCGGCCGTTACATCCCGAACCTGGTGCCGCGGCCGTTCACCCTGGACCGCGACTTCATCCAGGAGATCCGCGATCTGGTCCCGGCCGAGCCCCTCGACGAGATCCTGGCCGACTACGACACCTGGCGTAACGAGAAGCCGGTCGAGTTGTGCCGCAAGATCGTCATCGAGCTGCTGGCCTGGCAGTTCGCCAGCCCGGTGCGCTGGATCGAGACGCAGGACCTGCTGTTCATCGAGGAGGCCGCCGGTGGCCTCGGGGTGGAACGGTTCGTCGAGATCGGCGTGAAGAACGCGCCGACGGTCGCGGGCCTGGCCACCAACACGCTCAAGCTGCCGGAGTACGCGCACAGCACCGTCGAGGTGCTCAACGCCGAGCGGGACGCCGCGGTGCTGTTCGCCAACGACACCGATCCCGAGCCCGAAGAGGAACCGGCCGAGCCGGCCGAGACCGCGGCCGCCGAGGCCCCGGCCGCCGTCGAGGCGGCACCGGCTCCGGCCGCCGCGCCGGCGGCTCCCGCCGGTGGCCCGCGCCCCGACGACATCGTGTTCGACGCCGCGGACGCCACGGTGGCGCTCATCGCGCTGTCGGCCAAGATGCGGCTCGACCAGATCGAGGCGCTGGACTCCATCGAGTCGATCACCGACGGTGCCTCCTCGCGCCGTAATCAGCTGCTGGTGGACCTCGGCTCCGAGCTGAACCTGGGCGCCATCGACGGTGCCGCCGAGGCGGACCTGGGTGCGCTCAAGGGGCAGGTGACCAAGCTGGCGCGGACCTACAAGCCGTTCGGTCCGGTGCTCTCCGATGCGATCAACGACCAGTTGCGCACCGTGCTCGGGCCCTCCGGCAAGCGTCCGGCCTACATCACCGAGCGGGTCTCGAAGGTGTGGGAGCTGGGCCCGGGCTGGGCCAAGCACGCCACCGTCGAACTCGCGCTGGGCACCCGGGAGGGTTCCAGCGTGCGCGGCGGCGGCCTCGGCGGCCTGCACGAGGGCGCGCTCGCGGATGCGGGCGCGGTCGACAAGGCCATCGACGCCGCGGTCGCCGCGGTCGGTGCCCGCAAGGGTGTCGCCGTGTCGCTGCCGTCGGCCGGCGGTGCCGCCGGCGGGGTCGTGGACTCCGCGGCGCTCGGCGAGTTCGCCGAGCAGGTCACCGGCCCGGACGGCGTGTTGGCCACGGCCGCCCGTCAGGTGCTCAGCCAGCTGGGTCTCGACAGCCCGGTCACCGCGCCCGAGCAGGCCACCGACGCCGAACTCGTCGACCTGGTGTCGGCCGAACTCGGTTCGGACTGGCCGCGTCTGGTGTCTCCGGCGTTCGACGGCCGCAAGGCCGTTGTGCTCGACGACCGGTGGGCCAGTGCGCGCGAGGACCTGGTCAAGCTGTGGCTGGCCGAAGAGAACGAGATCGACGGCGACTGGCCGCGCCTGTCGGAGCGGTTCGAGGGCGCCGGGCATGTCGTTGCCACGCAAGCCAATTGGTGGCAGGGCAAGGCGCTGGCCGCGGGCCGCAACGTGCACGCCTCGCTGTTCGGCCGGATCGCCGCGGGCGCCGAGAACCCCGGCACCGGTCGGTATTCCGACGAGGTCGCCGTGGTGACGGGCGCGTCGAAGGGTTCGATCGCCTCCGCGGTGGTCGGTCAGTTGCTCGAGGGCGGTGCGACCGTCGTCGCCACCACCTCGCGCCTCGACGATGCGCGGTTGGCGTTCTACAAGGACCTCTACCGGGAGAACGCCCGCTTCGGCGCCACCCTGTGGGTGGTCCCGGCGAACATGGCCTCCTACGCCGACATCGACGCGCTGGTCGAGTGGGTGGGGACCGAGCAGAGCGAAAACCTTGGGCCGCAATCGATTCACCTCAAGGACGCGCAGACCCCGACGCTGCTGTTCCCGTTCGCCGCGCCGCGCGTGGGCGGGGATCTGTCGGAGGTCGGGTCCCGCGCCGAGATGGAGATGAAGGTGCTGCTGTGGGCCGTCGAGCGGCTCATCGCGGGGCTGTCCACGATCGGCGCCGAGCGCGATATCGCCTCCCGCCTGCACGTGGTGCTGCCCGGTTCGCCCAACCGCGGCACCTTCGGTGGTGACGGGGCCTACGGCGAGGCGAAGTCCGCGCTGGACGCGCTGGTCAACCGCTGGAAGGCCGAGAGTTCGTGGGCCGAGCGGGTCACGCTGGCGCACGCGCTGATCGGCTGGACCAAGGGCACCGGCCTGATGGGTCACAACGACGTCATCGTCGACGCGGTCGAAGAGGCCGGCGTGACCACCTACACCAGCGCGGAGATGGCGGCCATGCTGCTGCAACTGTGCTCCCCGGAGTCGAAGGTGGCCGCGGCCGCCGAGCCCATCAAGGCCGACCTGACCGGTGGACTGGCCGAGGTGGAGCTCGACATGGGTGCGCTGGCCGCCAAGGCCCGCGAGGAGATGTCGGCCGAATCCGCGGAGACCGAGGACGAGGACCTCGACGGCACCATCGCCGCGCTGCCCTCGCCGCCGCGCGGGTACAGCCCGGCCCCGGCGCCGGCGTGGGACGACCTGGACGTCGACCCGGCCGATCTGGTGGTCATCGTCGGCGGTGCGGAACTGGGCCCGTACGGCTCGTCGCGCACCCGCTTCGAGATGGAGGTCGACAACGAGCTGTCCGCCGCGGGCGTGCTCGAGCTGGCCTGGACCACCGGCCTGATCAAGTGGGAGGACGACCCGACCCCGGGTTGGTACGACGCCGACTCCGGTGAGTTGGTGCCGGAGGCCGAACTGGTCGAGCGCTACCACGACACCGTGGTCGAGCGTTGCGGCATCCGCGAATTCGTCGACGACGGTGCGATCGATCCCGATCACGCCTCGCCGCTGTTGGTCAGCGTGTTCCTGGACCGCGACTTCTCGTTCGTGGTCTCGAGCGAGGCCGACGCCCGGGCGTTCGTCTCCTACGACCCCGAGCACACGGTCGCCCGCCCGGTCCCGGACAGCTCCGACTGGGAGGTGATCCGCAAGGCGGGCACCGAGATTCGGGTTCCGCGCAAGACCAAGCTGTCGCGGACGGTGGGGGCGCAGATCCCGACCGGGTTCGATCCCACAGTGTGGGGCGTCAGCCAGGACATGGCCAACTCGATCGACCGGGTGGCGCTGTGGAACATCGTCGCGACCGTCGACGCGTTCCTGTCGTCGGGCTTCACGCCGACCGAGCTGATGCGCTGGGTGCACCCGAGCCTGGTGGCCAGCACGCAGGGCACCGGCATGGGCGGCATGACCTCGATGCAGACCATGTACCACGGCAACCTGCTGGGCCGCTCCAAGCCGAACGACATCCTGCAGGAAGTCCTGCCCAACGTCGTTGCCGCGCATGTGATGCAGAGCTACGTCGGTGGTTACGGCGCGATGATCCATCCGGTCGGCGCGTGCGCCACCGCGGCGGTCTCGGTCGAGGAGGGCGTCGACAAGATCCGCCTCGGCAAGGCCGATCTGGTGGTCGCCGGCGGTTTCGACGACCTGACGCTGGAAGCGATCATCGGTTTCGGTGACATGGCGGCCACCGCCGACACCGAGATGATGCGCGCCAAGGGCATCAGCGACTCGAAGTTCTCCCGCGCCAACGACCGTCGTCGTCTCGGGTTCCTCGAGGCCCAAGGCGGCGGCACCATCCTGTTGGCCCGGGGCGACCTGGCCGCCAAGATGGGGCTGCCGGTGCTGGCGGTCGTCGGCTACGCGCAGAGCTTCGCCGACGGTGTGCACACCTCGATCCCGGCTCCGGGGCTCGGCGCGCTGGGCGCCGGGCGCGGCGGCAAGGATTCGCAGCTGGCCCGCTCGCTGGCCAAGCTGGGCGTCGGCGCCGACGACATCGCGGTGATCTCCAAGCACGACACCTCGACGCTGGCCAACGATCCCAACGAGACCGAGCTGCACGAGCGGCTGGCCGACTCGATGGGCCGCTCGGAGGGCGCGCCGCTGTTCATCGTCAGCCAGAAGACGCTGACCGGCCACGCCAAGGGCGGTGCCGCGGTGTTCCAGCTGATGGGCCTGTGCCAGATCCTGCGCGACGGCGTGATCCCGCCGAACCGCAGCCTGGACTGCGTCGACGACGAGCTGGCCGGCTCCGGTCACTTCGTCTGGGTGCGCGACACCCTGCGGCTGGGCGACAAGTTCCCGCTGAAGGCCGGTCTGGTGACCAGCCTGGGCTTCGGTCACGTGTCGGGTCTGGTGGCGCTGGTGCATCCGCAGGCGTTCCTGGCCGCACTCGATCCCGCGCAGCGCGACGATTACGTCGCCCGGGCGCAGGAGCGCGTGCTGGCCGGTCAGCACCGGTTGGCCTCGGCGATCGCCGGCGGCCGGCCGATGTACGAGCGGCCCGCCGACCGTCGCTTCGACCACGACGCACCGGAGAAGAAGCAGGAAGCGGCCATGCTGCTGAATGCGGCGGCGCGCCTCGGCGACGGCGACGTCTACATCCGGTGA